The following proteins are co-located in the Fimbriiglobus ruber genome:
- a CDS encoding alpha/beta hydrolase-fold protein: MSEIVLPGWARITIGDKPADVFTPPGSIPSRAAVLYLHPVGQEMLAGNEAYTAELARHGLACVAPLGARSWWANRICPEFDAHLTAERYLLESVVPWTRDRWNLGPRALAAFGISMGGQGAIRLGFKYPGQFPVVAGVASAFDYHEWYGRGTPIDTMYDSRERCRQDTAIHHVNPPHLPPHVWFACDPADAQWYRGNDRLNEKLSAIGVPHTADLDTSRGGHTWAYFDAMARPAFQFLVDALAKESRRLM; this comes from the coding sequence ATGAGTGAAATCGTCCTTCCCGGTTGGGCCAGGATCACGATCGGCGATAAGCCGGCGGACGTGTTCACGCCGCCAGGGTCCATACCTTCGCGGGCTGCCGTTCTCTACCTTCACCCGGTCGGTCAGGAAATGCTCGCCGGGAATGAGGCTTACACGGCCGAACTCGCCCGCCACGGTCTCGCGTGCGTGGCACCGTTGGGTGCCCGGTCGTGGTGGGCGAACCGCATTTGCCCGGAGTTCGATGCCCACTTGACGGCCGAACGATATCTCCTGGAATCCGTCGTACCCTGGACCCGCGACAGATGGAACCTTGGTCCCCGCGCGCTGGCCGCCTTCGGGATCAGTATGGGCGGCCAGGGGGCGATCCGCCTCGGCTTCAAATACCCCGGTCAGTTCCCGGTCGTGGCTGGAGTGGCGAGTGCCTTCGACTACCACGAGTGGTACGGTCGCGGGACGCCGATCGACACGATGTACGATAGCCGGGAACGGTGCCGCCAGGACACGGCGATCCATCACGTTAACCCGCCACACCTTCCGCCCCACGTCTGGTTCGCCTGCGACCCGGCCGACGCCCAGTGGTATCGGGGCAACGACCGACTCAACGAGAAGCTTTCCGCTATTGGCGTCCCACACACGGCCGACCTCGACACGTCGCGGGGCGGTCACACCTGGGCCTATTTCGACGCGATGGCTCGGCCGGCTTTTCAATTCCTGGTGGACGCCCTGGCGAAAGAGTCGCGCCGGTTGATGTGA
- a CDS encoding tetratricopeptide repeat protein — protein MAARLRVLLAAAVLGLGFVAGAAQAAPVPAGPSEEQLKEKALKLNELTSLEAAQARLTELLKDKDTAKRLVAVAFKVQKNTKDKEPAFKYHAALVLAKIAHNTKDYDAAEAFYDSCADQATKLQSGKMMLQAYEGLMDVYWEQKKFQAVEDVANKLLEVDGKEAENARMFIFEKMVQAKAKQGDTDGALRMLEGPLAKSKGYWFFLQIKGWVQREAGKTDDAIGTYEEVLDKIEGSKDLKEEAKPKLKKSIQYIMTGLYVDNKDVDKAAKILQQLIKEDPDNPTFYNDLGFIWADNDLKMDESEKLIRKALELDTVQRKKLLEEGKIDADTAKKDNAAYLDSLGWVLFKNKKYDEAKKYLELATKDDDEGKHIEIWDHLADCLVALGKKKEAVDIWQKSLKFEDVSKRDAERRKKVTEKMKKVKADLK, from the coding sequence ATGGCAGCGCGACTGCGTGTTTTACTTGCGGCGGCAGTTCTCGGCCTCGGTTTCGTGGCCGGTGCTGCGCAAGCCGCCCCGGTTCCCGCCGGGCCGTCCGAAGAGCAACTCAAGGAAAAGGCCCTCAAACTCAACGAATTGACCAGTCTCGAAGCTGCCCAGGCCCGCCTCACGGAACTGCTGAAGGACAAGGACACGGCCAAGCGGTTGGTCGCGGTGGCGTTCAAGGTCCAGAAGAACACCAAGGATAAAGAGCCGGCGTTCAAGTATCACGCCGCCCTCGTCCTGGCGAAAATCGCCCACAATACCAAGGATTACGACGCGGCCGAGGCGTTTTACGACTCGTGCGCGGACCAGGCGACCAAGCTCCAGAGCGGCAAAATGATGCTGCAGGCCTACGAAGGACTCATGGACGTGTACTGGGAACAAAAGAAGTTCCAGGCGGTCGAAGACGTCGCGAACAAGTTGCTCGAAGTCGACGGGAAGGAAGCCGAAAACGCCCGGATGTTCATTTTCGAAAAGATGGTCCAAGCCAAGGCTAAACAGGGCGATACAGACGGGGCGCTCCGCATGCTCGAAGGGCCGCTCGCCAAAAGCAAGGGCTACTGGTTCTTCCTGCAAATCAAGGGGTGGGTCCAGCGCGAGGCCGGGAAGACCGACGACGCGATCGGGACTTACGAGGAAGTGCTGGACAAAATCGAAGGCAGCAAGGATCTGAAAGAGGAAGCCAAGCCCAAGCTCAAGAAGTCGATCCAGTACATCATGACCGGACTGTACGTCGACAACAAGGACGTCGACAAGGCCGCCAAGATTCTCCAGCAACTGATCAAGGAAGACCCCGACAACCCGACGTTTTACAACGACCTCGGCTTCATCTGGGCCGACAACGACTTGAAAATGGACGAATCCGAGAAACTCATCCGCAAGGCACTCGAACTGGACACCGTCCAGCGGAAGAAATTGCTCGAAGAAGGCAAGATCGACGCGGACACCGCCAAGAAAGATAACGCGGCGTACCTCGACAGCCTCGGGTGGGTGCTGTTCAAAAACAAGAAGTACGACGAGGCCAAAAAGTACCTCGAACTGGCGACGAAGGACGACGACGAGGGCAAACACATCGAGATTTGGGACCACCTCGCCGATTGCCTCGTGGCCCTCGGGAAAAAGAAAGAAGCCGTAGATATTTGGCAGAAGTCGCTGAAATTCGAGGACGTTTCCAAGCGCGACGCCGAGCGCCGGAAGAAAGTCACGGAGAAGATGAAGAAGGTCAAAGCCGATCTGAAGTAA
- a CDS encoding lysozyme: MKTSPAGITFIQSFEQLRLQRYLDSAGRPSIGWGHLIVPGEDYQLISPEQAGAIFLQDLSVAERAINQAVEVLLSQNEYDACASLAYNVGAGNFARSTLVKLLNSGNTALAAQQFLRWDFAGGKESPGLWGRRVAEKVIFEDGVYTNHT, from the coding sequence ATGAAAACCAGCCCCGCCGGAATCACCTTTATCCAGAGCTTCGAGCAACTGCGTCTGCAACGCTACCTCGATTCCGCAGGACGCCCTTCGATCGGCTGGGGCCATCTGATCGTGCCCGGCGAAGACTACCAGCTGATTTCCCCCGAGCAGGCCGGGGCCATCTTCCTCCAAGACCTGTCGGTAGCTGAACGGGCCATCAACCAGGCCGTCGAAGTCCTCCTCTCCCAGAACGAATACGACGCATGTGCGAGCCTTGCGTACAACGTCGGCGCCGGCAACTTCGCCCGCAGTACGCTGGTCAAATTGCTGAACAGCGGGAACACCGCCCTCGCCGCCCAACAGTTCCTCCGCTGGGACTTCGCCGGGGGGAAGGAGTCGCCCGGACTCTGGGGTCGCCGCGTCGCCGAAAAGGTCATTTTTGAAGACGGGGTCTACACGAATCATACCTGA